The following is a genomic window from Pectobacterium carotovorum.
AATTGCTCTGGGTAAAGGTGCTGTGCGTGGGACCTGCGGCTAAAACGGTGCGATTGACTAAAATAACGTTGTCGCAAAACTCAGGAACGCTGCCGAGGTTATGGGTCGCGACCAGAATCAAATGGCCTTCATCACGCAAGGTGCGCAGCAGATCGATAATGGCGTTCTCCGTTTTAACGTCGACGCCGGTGAACGGCTCATCCAGTAACAACACGCTACCTTGTTGAGCCAGCGCCCGCGCCAGAAACACGCGTTTTTTCTGACCGCCGGATAGCTCGCCGATCTGGCGATGTTGCAGCGTCGATAGCCCGACGCGCTCCAGCGATTCCGCCACAATGGTGCGATCTTGCTTACTCGGGATGCGCAGGAAATTCATCCGTCCGTAGCGCCCCATCATGACGACATCGGAAACCAGAACGGGAAAATTCCAGTCCACATCCTCTGTTTGTGGAACATAAGCAACCAGATTCTGTTTCAGCGCCTGATAAATGGGTTGCTGGTTGAGCAGTACCTGCCCTGAAGTTGGCTTGACCAACCCCATGATGCTTTTGAACAACGTTGATTTTCCACTGCCGTTTACGCCAACCAAGGCGCAAATTGTACCGCCGGTCAGGGAAAACGAGGCATGGCGAATAGCCTGATGCCCGTTGCTATAAGTAACCGAAACATCATTGACTTCTAATGACTGTACTGCTCGATCGCTACTCATTGATTAAATCCTTTCGCGATGGTTTCCACCGTCACTTTTAACAGGTCGATATAGGTTGGCACAGGGCCTTTTTCTGTGGACAGCGAATCAACATACAGCACGCCGCCGTATTTCGCCCCCGTTTCTTTACTCACCTGTTTTGCCGGTTTATCGGAAACGGTGCTTTCGCTGAAGACCACGGGGATAGCCTTCTCACGCACGGTATCGATAACTCGACGTACCTGCTGCGGCGACCCTTGCTCATCGGCATTGATTGGCCAGAGATAGACTTCATTGAACTGATAGTCCTTTGCCAGATAGCTGAATGCGCCTTCACTGGTGACTAACCAGCGCTGCTGCTCTGGGATACGGGAGAGACGTTCACGCAGCGGGGCGTCGAGAGCCTTAATTTTTTCCGCATAGGCTTTGGCGTTACGGTTATACGTCTCTGCATTGGCGGGATCGGCTTGCACCAGGCCTTTACGGATATTTTCAATATAGATTAATGCATTGGAGGGTGACATCCAGGCATGTGGGTTTGGGTTGCCATTATAGGCACCTTCGCGGATAGGAAGTGGCGTGATGCCTTCCGTTACCACAACGGCGGGCACATTTTTTACGTTTTCGAAAAAGCGTGTAAACCAGCGCTCAAGATTCATCCCATTCCACAGTACCAACTGCGCAGACTGCGTTTTAACAATATCGCGCGGTGTCGGTTGATAATCATGAATTTCTGCACCGGGCTTGGTGATGGACTCGACCGTTGCGGCATCGCCAGCAATATTCTGTGCGATATCCTGAATGATGGTAAAGGTGGTGATGACTTTAAGCTTTTCAGCCGCCTGAGCGGATGCATTGGCTAAAAGCAGTAAGGCGCACGGCAGCGCGATGCGGCGGAACAGGGCAGGTAAACGGGAGTGAAAACCAATCATGCGGATATCCTTACAAACCGTGAAAGTGTTACTTGAGAATAATTATCAATATCATTTAAGTCAAGAGGCAGAGAAGGGCGGGGAGTCAATATTAGAGGGTGTCTCATGACACAAGAAATCACTGTTCGCAGGCTCGTAGCACGCGCTTGCGCAGGTAAGGAACGCATCATGCTCCTTTAGTAACAGAAATGTTGCTTTAATTTAATGAATCGTACTTAAGGTTACAACGAAAGTCTAACGGTAACGGCAGTGAACTGTCGCGCAGCTATACATAGCTATACACATGGCGAAATTTACGCCAAAAAAAGAGAGAAATCTGATGTAGCCTTAAGAAAATAACAATGGCTGCCGATAAACCATAAAGATTGTGAGAGATGTCTCTAGTTTATACGAAAGGATTGTAAGCGATATGAGCACAAAATCAGAACGACGTTGGAAGCTGGCAAGTTTGGTCTTATTGACTTTTTTGATGGCATTATTAGTGTTGTTGGTTCAAACAAGTTAATTCCTGACGTAACGAAAGGTTAGGTTATAAATAATTTCTATTATGTAATGTATTAATGCGAAAGATATACATAGCATAAAAATGACAATCGATTTTAAACATTGATATAAGCGTGGCCGCTCTCGGGCACGCTTGTCGTTAATGTTCAATATCCCTTCATCGTCGCACACCAATTATAGCTTTTTGTTATGATTGCTGGTGCGCCTGTGCCAGAAATGCGACGGCTGTCGCGTATTTTTTTGCATAATAGAATCTGCCGTGCGCTTATTGTGCGGAGTCAGAAGCAGCCTGTGAATATAGGCGTTAGCGAACGTTATCGTGTATTAATGAATCAGGGATGACGTGAATTTGTGCGGCATGTCCACGACTGATAAAAAAGGCCTTGCCATCGATTACATAGTGTGTAATAACGCTTCTGGGTAAAACGAGGTACAGTTCTGTATATGAATGGCATTTTCAGTAAAGAAGACTTAAGTACAACCTTTAGCGTTGCATGCTGCTTCTCTGCCGATCCTTATCTTA
Proteins encoded in this region:
- a CDS encoding metal ABC transporter substrate-binding protein, which translates into the protein MIGFHSRLPALFRRIALPCALLLLANASAQAAEKLKVITTFTIIQDIAQNIAGDAATVESITKPGAEIHDYQPTPRDIVKTQSAQLVLWNGMNLERWFTRFFENVKNVPAVVVTEGITPLPIREGAYNGNPNPHAWMSPSNALIYIENIRKGLVQADPANAETYNRNAKAYAEKIKALDAPLRERLSRIPEQQRWLVTSEGAFSYLAKDYQFNEVYLWPINADEQGSPQQVRRVIDTVREKAIPVVFSESTVSDKPAKQVSKETGAKYGGVLYVDSLSTEKGPVPTYIDLLKVTVETIAKGFNQ
- a CDS encoding manganese/iron ABC transporter ATP-binding protein, whose amino-acid sequence is MSSDRAVQSLEVNDVSVTYSNGHQAIRHASFSLTGGTICALVGVNGSGKSTLFKSIMGLVKPTSGQVLLNQQPIYQALKQNLVAYVPQTEDVDWNFPVLVSDVVMMGRYGRMNFLRIPSKQDRTIVAESLERVGLSTLQHRQIGELSGGQKKRVFLARALAQQGSVLLLDEPFTGVDVKTENAIIDLLRTLRDEGHLILVATHNLGSVPEFCDNVILVNRTVLAAGPTHSTFTQSNLEKTFGGVLRHINLGGSHLHDDDDVRSVTVLTDDERPAVFYGSTKSDPPASRAIPEEKKP
- a CDS encoding DUF2627 domain-containing protein; its protein translation is MNGIFSKEDLSTTFSVACCFSADPYLSASSSNDFGLSV